The genomic window CGATCATGCTGTACGCGTGGTTGCCGCTGTCGCTGACCTATCCCGGCACTTTCCCGCGCTGGTGGCAGGCGCTGAAAGCGAAAGATGCGCGCATCCTGCTGCCGCTCGGCTGGATTGTGCTAGTGCTGTTGTTTTTTAGCGCATCGGCAGGCAAGCGCGACGTGTACATCCTGCCCATCGTGCCGATGCTGGCGCTGATCACCGCGCCGTATCTGGAAGCCATGCTTTCGACGCGTTGGCTGCGCGCGCTTTGTACCGCATTCCTTGTGGTGATGGGCGGCGGCATGTTGGCGCTCGGCGCCTATGCTCTGCTGGCTCACCCTGCGTTCGCCACCAAGCTCGCCTATGAACGCGGTTTCGATGGTCCAGCCGACAGCCTGTGGTGGATGTGCATCGTCATCGGCGCCGCGCAATGGTTGCTGCTGGCCATCTTCCGACTGCGGCGCGTTCACTTCGCCATCGCGGGCGGCATGCTCGCGCTGTGGTCCGTGGTTGGCCTGTGGGCCTACCCGCTGCTCAACGGCAGCAGCTCAGCCTCCGAACTGATGGCGAATGTACGCACACGCCTTGCTGCGCAGGACGAGATCGCCATGGTCGACTGGAAAGAGCAGAACATGCTGATGCTCGGCCGTCCTGCAATCGATTTCGGCTTCAATGCGCCCACTTCACAACAGTTTGCTCAGGCGGCGCAATGGCAAATCGCTGCGCCGGCGACACGCTGGCTGTTCGTGCAGGAACCGGCCATGGGTCATTGCGTTGACCGCAGCAAGGCCATCAACATGGGCCACGCCAATCGTCGTGACTGGTGGCTGTTCAAGGCCGATGCCGTGGTTCCGGGCTGCGTGCCTCCGCCAGCCAGCACCGATGAAGATACTGGTGAATAATCCGCAGCCGCCACTACACCCTGCAGCAAATCAGCCATGAGCAATATCAACCTCATCGCACGCGACAACGGTGCCGGTCTCACCCGGGACATGCACTTGCTTGCCGACCTGCTGCGCGAAGGTGGACATGATGTAACGATCACCGGCCTGGGCCATCGCAGCCGGCTCAGCAATCGCCTGCGTCGTCTGCATGCCCGCCTGCGGCGCTTGTTGCGCGGCTGGTTCAAGGGACAGCTCAACGCGCGCTACGACATCAACATCATGCTCGAACATGTGCGCCCCGAATCCTTCGACCAGGCGCATATCAACATCCTGATTCCGAATCCGGAATGGTTTCGCAGCGAATGGTTGCCGGAGCTGCCCCATTTCGACTTCATCTTTGCCAAGACGCGTCATGCCGAACGCATCTTCAGCGAGCGTGGCTGCCGCACTGTGTTTATCGGCTTCACCGGCGCCGATTATCTGGACACAAACGTCGCGCGGCTTCCCACCTTCCTTCATGGCCCGGGGCGCAGCGGCAATAAAGGCACGCTCCCCTTGCTTGCGCTCTGGGCGCAGCATCCGCAATGGCCGCCGCTCACGGTCGTGTGGCGACGCAAGCACGTCGAGCTGCAGGCGCTCCCGGCGAATGTGCAACTTATTCGCGAATACCTTCCTGAAGAAACCCTGCGGCA from Dyella caseinilytica includes these protein-coding regions:
- a CDS encoding glycosyltransferase, which gives rise to MSNINLIARDNGAGLTRDMHLLADLLREGGHDVTITGLGHRSRLSNRLRRLHARLRRLLRGWFKGQLNARYDINIMLEHVRPESFDQAHINILIPNPEWFRSEWLPELPHFDFIFAKTRHAERIFSERGCRTVFIGFTGADYLDTNVARLPTFLHGPGRSGNKGTLPLLALWAQHPQWPPLTVVWRRKHVELQALPANVQLIREYLPEETLRQLHNANLFHLCPSQTEGYGHSLVESLSTGCITITTDAEPMNELVTEDRGLLVSAHTAGTQELATLYDFDPDAMRGVIEQCIAMPEEKQKALGRAAREWYETNQRTFRQRFLQAIADVAPRQTDTPR
- a CDS encoding ArnT family glycosyltransferase; the encoded protein is MASAAPHPNLLRASVSERRRFWLLALFAILMLGLGIGLRNPWPSDEPRFTLAAKQMVESGDWLFPHRGVELYADKPPMLMWLEAASFEIVRNWRIAFMLPSFLSALGTLLLVYDLGRRLWNRKVGIYAAMATLMCIQFVFQAKRAQIDPLVVFFITAANWGLLRHLLCGPNWRMYWFGCFCAGLGVITKGVGFLALLMLLPYLGAAVRRWDGATQMAPGAWWRWLLGLVATLAAIGLWLVPMLLAARAHTDNPIYAAYVNNILFHQTAGRYAHAWHHVQSKFYYLPIMLYAWLPLSLTYPGTFPRWWQALKAKDARILLPLGWIVLVLLFFSASAGKRDVYILPIVPMLALITAPYLEAMLSTRWLRALCTAFLVVMGGGMLALGAYALLAHPAFATKLAYERGFDGPADSLWWMCIVIGAAQWLLLAIFRLRRVHFAIAGGMLALWSVVGLWAYPLLNGSSSASELMANVRTRLAAQDEIAMVDWKEQNMLMLGRPAIDFGFNAPTSQQFAQAAQWQIAAPATRWLFVQEPAMGHCVDRSKAINMGHANRRDWWLFKADAVVPGCVPPPASTDEDTGE